One genomic window of Streptomyces spiramyceticus includes the following:
- a CDS encoding inositol monophosphatase family protein — protein MIDDKLSDVEEAVRKAAAAEIVPRYRQLAAHEIVEKSGPHDLVTVADRLAEEHLTASLTRLLPGSVVVGEEAVHADPSVYDALRGDAPVWIVDPVDGTRQFVRGEPGFCTLVALAQRGEVLASWTYAPALDWMAVAVRGGGARLNGEVLRLGPGGETLRVATSHPDYTTPDQKRALLGLNVEGVDARPCGSAGLEYLAVAKGELDAVAFSWELAWDHAAGLLLVEEAGGTDRTLAGERFRITGGNALPFTAGRNEATVERVVRLLGGDA, from the coding sequence ATGATCGATGACAAGTTGTCCGACGTCGAAGAGGCAGTGCGCAAGGCGGCCGCCGCCGAGATCGTGCCGCGGTACCGGCAGCTCGCCGCGCACGAGATCGTCGAGAAGAGCGGCCCGCACGACCTGGTGACCGTGGCCGACCGGCTGGCCGAGGAGCACTTGACCGCCTCCCTCACACGGCTGCTGCCGGGGTCCGTGGTGGTCGGGGAGGAAGCCGTTCACGCGGATCCGTCGGTGTACGACGCCCTGCGCGGCGACGCCCCGGTGTGGATCGTCGACCCGGTCGACGGGACGCGGCAGTTCGTGCGGGGAGAGCCGGGGTTCTGCACGCTGGTCGCGCTGGCGCAACGGGGCGAGGTGCTGGCCTCCTGGACCTATGCGCCGGCCCTCGACTGGATGGCCGTGGCCGTCCGGGGCGGCGGGGCCCGTCTGAACGGTGAGGTGCTGCGCCTGGGCCCCGGCGGGGAGACGCTGCGGGTCGCCACGTCGCACCCCGACTACACGACGCCGGACCAGAAGCGCGCGCTGCTCGGGCTGAACGTCGAGGGTGTCGACGCGCGGCCGTGCGGGTCGGCCGGGCTTGAGTATCTGGCCGTGGCGAAGGGGGAGTTGGACGCGGTCGCCTTCTCCTGGGAACTGGCCTGGGACCATGCGGCCGGGCTGCTGCTGGTCGAGGAGGCGGGCGGCACGGACCGTACGCTGGCGGGGGAGCGGTTCCGTATCACCGGAGGCAACGCCCTTCCGTTCACTGCCGGGCGCAACGAGGCCACCGTGGAGCGGGTCGTGAGACTCCTCGGCGGCGACGCGTAG
- a CDS encoding AAA family ATPase — MTWNAYYRGNGEPGEDVRLPAPPPWRTFPRRSAAEVFQPPEGLIDVVNAALALRRPLLITGVPGSGKSTVIEQVAVELSLGPVLRWHITSRSTLADALYHYDALGRIHAQRLQQEKARAGDGKPAEDDIAAFLSLGPLGTALLPSPRPRALLIDEIDKADLDLPGDLLDVLERGEFRIPELLREEQRAVTVRMWDSDDSHFVGDGHVQCTEFPFIVMTSNGEQELPAPFLRRCVRYVMPKPTPELVREVVRRHLRLDVPDSGPMADFVDEFVRRVAGGESVAIDQLLGSLHLLHGPEGLDPDRHGKLISLLMKDLSGA, encoded by the coding sequence ATGACGTGGAACGCGTACTACCGAGGAAACGGTGAGCCCGGGGAGGACGTGCGGCTGCCCGCGCCGCCGCCGTGGCGCACCTTCCCCAGGCGTTCGGCGGCCGAGGTGTTCCAGCCCCCCGAGGGTCTCATCGACGTGGTGAACGCGGCACTCGCCCTGCGCAGGCCCCTGCTGATCACCGGCGTACCCGGCTCCGGCAAGTCCACCGTGATCGAGCAGGTCGCGGTGGAGCTGTCCCTCGGTCCCGTCCTGCGCTGGCACATCACCTCGCGCAGCACCCTGGCCGACGCGCTCTACCACTACGACGCCCTCGGCCGTATCCACGCCCAGCGGCTGCAGCAGGAGAAGGCCCGCGCGGGCGACGGAAAGCCCGCCGAGGACGACATCGCGGCCTTCCTCAGCCTCGGCCCCCTGGGGACGGCGCTGCTGCCGTCGCCCCGGCCGCGTGCCCTGCTCATCGACGAGATCGACAAGGCCGACCTCGACCTGCCCGGCGACCTTCTCGACGTCCTGGAGCGCGGGGAGTTCCGCATCCCCGAGCTGCTGCGCGAGGAGCAGCGCGCCGTAACCGTACGGATGTGGGACTCCGACGACAGCCACTTCGTCGGGGACGGCCATGTGCAGTGCACCGAGTTCCCCTTCATCGTGATGACGAGCAACGGCGAACAGGAACTGCCCGCACCCTTCCTGCGCCGTTGCGTGCGCTACGTCATGCCCAAGCCCACCCCGGAACTCGTCCGTGAAGTGGTGCGCAGGCACCTCCGGCTGGACGTCCCGGACAGCGGGCCGATGGCAGACTTCGTCGACGAGTTCGTACGACGCGTCGCCGGCGGCGAGTCCGTGGCCATCGACCAGCTGCTCGGCAGCCTCCACCTGCTCCACGGCCCCGAAGGCCTCGACCCGGACCGGCACGGCAAGCTGATCAGCCTCCTCATGAAGGACCTCTCCGGTGCCTGA
- a CDS encoding response regulator: MIRVLVVDDQALMRAGFRALIDAEDDIEVVAEAPDGRQGLELARRHVPDVALVDVQMPVMTGIETTRHIAEDPALAGVHVVILTNYGLDEYVFDALRAGAAGFLLKDTEPADLLQAIRIAARGDALLSPSVTRRLITEFVARPPDRHTAPGFETLTRRECEVAALVAHGLTNEEIADHMVISPFTAKTHVSRAMIKLGARDRAQLVVFAYESGLVAPGPGLPTPQ, encoded by the coding sequence ATGATCCGCGTGCTGGTCGTCGACGACCAGGCGCTGATGCGGGCAGGCTTCCGCGCCCTCATCGACGCCGAGGACGACATCGAGGTCGTCGCGGAGGCCCCCGACGGCCGCCAGGGCCTCGAACTCGCCCGCCGCCACGTCCCGGACGTCGCGCTCGTCGACGTACAGATGCCGGTCATGACCGGCATCGAAACCACCCGCCACATCGCCGAAGACCCCGCGCTGGCCGGGGTGCATGTCGTCATCCTCACCAACTACGGCCTCGACGAGTACGTCTTCGACGCCCTGCGCGCCGGGGCCGCCGGCTTCCTCCTCAAGGACACCGAACCGGCCGACCTGCTCCAGGCCATCCGCATCGCGGCCCGCGGCGACGCCCTCCTCTCGCCGTCCGTCACCCGCCGCCTCATCACCGAATTCGTCGCCCGCCCACCGGACCGCCACACCGCCCCCGGCTTCGAGACCCTCACCCGGCGCGAATGCGAGGTCGCGGCGCTGGTCGCGCACGGCCTGACGAACGAGGAGATCGCCGACCACATGGTGATCAGCCCGTTCACGGCCAAGACCCATGTCAGCCGCGCGATGATCAAGCTGGGTGCTCGCGACCGTGCCCAACTGGTCGTATTCGCCTACGAGTCGGGGCTCGTCGCACCGGGACCAGGTTTGCCCACGCCGCAGTGA
- a CDS encoding DNA-3-methyladenine glycosylase 2 family protein — MHTDTERCVRAVQSKDARFDGWFFTAVLTTRIYCRPSCPVVPPKVENMTFLPSAAACQQAGFRACKRCRPDTSPGSPEWNARADVVARAMRLIGDGVVDREGVPGLAARLGYSPRQIERQLLAELGAGPLALARAQRAQTARLLIETTPLAMADIAFAAGFASVRTFNDTVREVFALSPSELRARGSKQPETPGVISLRLPFRAPLNPTNLFGHLAATAVPGVEEWREGAYRRTLDLPYGHGIAALTPQPDHIACLLSLTDLRDLTIAISRCRRLLDLDADPVAVDDHLRTDPVLTPLVDKAPGRRVPRTTDAAEFAVRAVLGQQVSTAAARTHAARLVTAHGTPVGDPGGGLTHLFPDAAALAALDPEALALPRSRRTTLTTLVSSLADGTLKVGIDSDWERARAQLLALPGFGPWTVEVIAMRALGDPDAFLPTDLGIRRAAQELGLPSTPAAFTARAAAWRPWRAYAVQYLWATDDHPINCLPV; from the coding sequence ATGCACACCGACACCGAGCGCTGTGTACGCGCCGTGCAGTCCAAGGACGCCCGCTTCGACGGGTGGTTCTTCACGGCCGTACTGACCACCCGGATCTACTGCCGTCCGAGCTGCCCCGTCGTGCCGCCCAAGGTCGAGAACATGACCTTCCTGCCGAGTGCCGCCGCCTGCCAGCAGGCCGGATTCCGGGCCTGCAAGCGCTGCCGCCCCGACACGAGCCCCGGCTCGCCGGAGTGGAACGCCCGCGCCGACGTCGTCGCCCGCGCCATGCGGCTCATCGGTGACGGTGTCGTCGACCGTGAGGGCGTGCCGGGGCTCGCCGCCCGCCTGGGCTACAGCCCCCGGCAGATCGAACGCCAGCTCCTAGCCGAGCTGGGCGCGGGACCGCTCGCCCTGGCCCGCGCCCAGCGCGCCCAGACCGCCCGCCTGCTCATCGAGACGACGCCGCTGGCCATGGCGGACATCGCCTTCGCCGCCGGTTTCGCGTCCGTACGCACCTTCAACGACACGGTCCGCGAGGTCTTCGCGCTGTCGCCGAGCGAACTGCGCGCCCGCGGCAGCAAGCAGCCGGAGACCCCCGGTGTGATCTCCCTGCGGCTGCCGTTCCGCGCCCCGCTCAATCCCACGAACCTCTTCGGGCACCTCGCCGCGACCGCCGTACCCGGCGTCGAGGAATGGCGCGAAGGCGCCTACCGCCGCACGCTCGACCTGCCGTACGGGCACGGCATCGCGGCCCTCACCCCGCAGCCCGACCACATCGCCTGCCTGCTCTCCCTCACCGACCTGCGCGACCTGACCATCGCCATCAGCCGGTGCCGTCGGCTGCTCGACCTCGACGCCGATCCCGTCGCTGTCGACGATCATCTGCGCACCGACCCGGTGCTCACCCCGCTCGTCGACAAGGCTCCTGGGCGCCGGGTTCCACGTACCACCGACGCGGCGGAATTCGCGGTACGTGCCGTGCTGGGCCAGCAGGTTTCGACGGCCGCCGCCCGCACGCACGCCGCTCGCCTGGTCACCGCGCACGGCACCCCCGTCGGCGACCCCGGGGGCGGCCTCACGCACCTCTTCCCGGACGCGGCGGCCCTGGCCGCCCTCGATCCGGAGGCGCTGGCCCTGCCGCGCAGCCGGCGGACCACCCTCACCACGCTGGTCTCGTCGCTCGCCGACGGCACGCTCAAGGTCGGCATCGACAGCGACTGGGAGCGGGCCCGCGCACAGCTGCTGGCGCTGCCGGGGTTCGGGCCCTGGACGGTCGAGGTGATCGCGATGCGCGCACTCGGCGACCCCGACGCGTTCCTGCCGACCGACCTCGGGATACGGCGCGCGGCGCAGGAGTTGGGGCTGCCGTCGACACCGGCCGCGTTCACGGCACGGGCAGCGGCCTGGCGGCCCTGGCGTGCGTACGCGGTCCAGTACCTGTGGGCCACCGACGACCACCCCATCAACTGCCTCCCCGTATAG
- a CDS encoding cytochrome P450: MLTSTSTGGQDAPTAPGRIPGLGHTRALLRDPVGFIGSLSPVGGVVRIHLGTRKVCVVTDPTLVHSLLVTCADGCPAQHTLKTAFAPERMAACVPVVQKVTRERVDRWQRGQVLDVAEEMNRLALEIVARALFDTRLRDGGFAAFQRALPDLVKGRIVQLLYPRPSLARLSLPLNRRFDAAVRALGEVVDRTVSGPLLHSAAETMSATLTRLFDELLRQRDVMSRIVAELDGQLGSDEHDLSMGAIEHLPYTRSVVQEVVRLHTPDEFLLTTAGQDVELGPYRIPAGTELLYNRTALHRAPALYPDPQRFRPDRWKDTSVGGGFAGAELAVVVATVLRMWQPVTASGWPWGRIRL, from the coding sequence GTGCTCACATCGACCTCAACGGGCGGGCAGGACGCCCCCACAGCGCCGGGACGCATCCCCGGCCTCGGGCACACGCGGGCGCTGCTGCGCGATCCCGTGGGGTTCATCGGTTCGCTGTCGCCGGTCGGTGGAGTGGTCCGGATCCACCTGGGCACGCGCAAGGTGTGTGTGGTCACGGACCCCACCCTCGTGCACAGCCTGCTCGTGACATGCGCCGACGGCTGTCCTGCGCAGCACACCCTCAAGACGGCTTTCGCCCCGGAACGCATGGCGGCGTGCGTGCCGGTCGTCCAGAAGGTGACGCGCGAGCGCGTCGACCGCTGGCAGCGGGGGCAAGTCCTCGATGTCGCCGAGGAGATGAACCGGCTGGCGCTGGAGATCGTCGCCCGGGCCCTGTTCGACACCCGGCTCAGGGACGGAGGCTTCGCAGCGTTCCAGCGTGCCCTGCCGGACCTGGTGAAGGGACGGATCGTCCAGTTGCTGTATCCGCGCCCCTCGCTCGCCCGCCTGTCGCTGCCGCTCAACCGCCGGTTCGACGCCGCCGTCCGTGCGCTCGGTGAAGTGGTCGACCGGACGGTGAGCGGCCCGCTGCTGCACAGCGCCGCCGAGACCATGTCCGCCACCTTGACCCGGCTGTTCGACGAGTTGCTGAGACAACGCGACGTCATGTCCCGGATCGTCGCCGAGCTCGACGGTCAACTCGGGTCGGACGAGCACGACTTGAGCATGGGCGCGATCGAGCACCTGCCGTACACCCGCAGCGTGGTGCAGGAAGTGGTACGACTGCACACGCCGGACGAGTTCCTGCTGACCACGGCGGGCCAAGACGTGGAGCTCGGGCCGTACCGCATCCCGGCCGGTACGGAACTGCTGTACAACCGCACCGCCCTGCACCGCGCCCCGGCGCTGTATCCCGACCCGCAGCGCTTCAGACCCGACCGCTGGAAGGACACGTCCGTCGGCGGAGGCTTCGCCGGTGCGGAGCTGGCGGTCGTCGTGGCGACCGTTCTGCGCATGTGGCAGCCGGTCACGGCCTCTGGTTGGCCTTGGGGTCGTATTCGGCTGTGA
- a CDS encoding phytoene desaturase family protein, which yields MPSMLDAVVVGAGPNGLTAAVELARRGFSVEVFEASGTVGGGARTEELTLPGFRHDPCSAVHPLGAGSPAFKAMPLGRYGLEWLHPELPMAHPFDDGSAAVLSRSVAETAASFGSRDAGTYRRLVAPYRGKWETLARDFMSLPLSALPRDPLTLARFGIDGLPPSTWLMRRFRDDRARALFAGLVGHVIAPLDGIATGAVGLVFALAAHAGGWPLPRGGSQSISDALAAYLRDLGGVVHTGYEVKRLDDLPPARAYVFDTSPTALARIAGLGRAYENYRYGASVFKIDYALDGPVPWTAEEPRRAGTVQVGPSSREIGTALRQAAGGTAPETPFLITAQPSLVDPSRAPDGKHVFWAYGHVPHAWDGDLTDAMERQIERFAPGFRDRILARATAGPPELAARNANYVGGDIACGAASGLQLLLRPKISLFPYATAHPAVFICSSATPPGPGVHGMSGHNAAKAVWRRLRAA from the coding sequence GTGCCGTCGATGCTCGATGCTGTCGTCGTGGGGGCGGGGCCCAACGGACTGACCGCCGCTGTCGAACTTGCCCGCCGGGGCTTCTCGGTGGAGGTGTTCGAGGCGTCCGGCACAGTGGGGGGCGGAGCCAGAACCGAAGAGCTCACGCTGCCCGGCTTCCGGCACGACCCCTGTTCCGCCGTCCACCCCCTGGGCGCGGGCTCGCCCGCCTTCAAAGCCATGCCGCTGGGGCGGTACGGGCTGGAGTGGCTGCATCCCGAGCTGCCCATGGCGCACCCCTTCGACGACGGCAGCGCCGCTGTGCTGTCCCGGTCGGTCGCCGAGACGGCCGCTTCGTTCGGGTCGCGGGACGCCGGGACGTACCGGCGGCTCGTCGCGCCGTACCGGGGGAAGTGGGAGACGCTGGCCCGGGACTTCATGTCGCTGCCGCTGAGCGCGCTGCCGCGCGATCCGCTGACGCTGGCCCGCTTCGGGATCGACGGGCTGCCACCGTCCACCTGGCTGATGCGCCGCTTCCGCGACGACAGGGCCCGCGCCCTCTTCGCCGGGCTCGTCGGGCATGTCATCGCTCCGTTGGACGGCATCGCCACCGGCGCCGTCGGCCTCGTCTTCGCGCTCGCCGCGCACGCGGGCGGCTGGCCGCTCCCACGCGGCGGCTCGCAGTCGATCTCGGACGCCCTCGCGGCGTACCTGCGTGACCTGGGCGGGGTGGTGCACACCGGGTACGAGGTGAAGCGGCTGGACGACCTGCCGCCCGCGCGTGCCTACGTTTTCGACACGTCGCCCACCGCGCTGGCCCGGATCGCCGGTCTGGGACGGGCGTACGAGAACTACCGGTACGGCGCGAGCGTATTCAAGATCGACTACGCGCTGGACGGGCCCGTTCCGTGGACGGCCGAGGAGCCGAGGCGGGCCGGTACGGTCCAGGTCGGGCCGAGCAGCCGCGAGATCGGCACCGCCCTGCGGCAGGCGGCCGGCGGCACGGCTCCCGAAACGCCGTTCCTGATCACCGCCCAGCCCAGTCTCGTCGACCCGTCCCGGGCACCGGACGGCAAACACGTCTTCTGGGCGTACGGCCATGTCCCGCACGCCTGGGACGGCGACCTCACCGACGCCATGGAGCGCCAGATCGAACGCTTCGCCCCCGGCTTCCGCGACCGGATCCTGGCCCGCGCCACGGCAGGCCCGCCCGAGCTCGCCGCGCGCAACGCCAATTACGTGGGCGGGGACATCGCCTGCGGTGCGGCCTCCGGGCTGCAACTGCTGCTGCGGCCGAAGATCTCCCTCTTCCCGTACGCGACAGCGCATCCGGCGGTCTTCATCTGCTCGTCGGCCACCCCGCCAGGCCCCGGTGTGCACGGAATGTCGGGCCACAACGCGGCGAAGGCGGTCTGGCGGCGGCTGCGCGCGGCCTGA
- a CDS encoding TIR-like protein FxsC, with protein MPEQDPLDRVVGALHGLGMDMDTLSIAEVLWLAAFQGRPSGVRGEGTRQETAGGRTPEQPAHRREPDPGQDPDPQRLPLYDPAGRGDSAVSPAHPVSLPRGRALPGARELTRALRPLKRSWPQGRRMRLDMAATVSDYARSGELIPAFGPAPERWFDGTIVVDRSPTMAVWGDTTAELLRLLSRAGIFRTLRVWDLNTQHTASTASALHGPFGQRVPEGGSRSSQPRRLTLVVSDCASAAWRDDRLWRRLHGWAKAMPTVLVNPLPPRTWRTVGLDLPAVRVTSPGRPGVRNSRLRFTPPPLMEEAFPAATAPGKEWLAVPAVSLSPRAVGNWARTLMRADPAGCEALLLPAPGVVDRATAQGVPDTVDARTAAESFLLRASPAAARLAVLCSPYEEVKLPLLRLIQHELVPEATTADLAEFVVGGLVTFAESGTAGTAGDAANAGNEGPVLRFRSGVREQLEPRLGERDLWRFYDALERYSAMDAEPLSTLPAVVPGVRGRAAVAAGRSPFAEASLQTLRALGMAAEEAPVEEIQAAESQGAMEARAVRRQMPAPAPQPQPDPEWIQTFVDGPDGRQWRLVDAPAQQPISDFPAALVPDPAPAQPPPVGADSPRESPWPPRAAERRRGAEQRPYFFLSYAHTPRYGAGGPDPDMWVERLFRDLCGHVMAMTDLPAGTPVGFMDREIRSGEGWSERMGQVLAECKVFVPLFSPRYFASEMCGKEWFVFAQRAIHHRARSALQGEAIVPALWVPTPPEQLPAPAEGLQFNHQAFGDRYVTDGLYGMIKLRIFAEEYERAVYELAKRIVSVAEHAGIPAGQPVDYRQVPSAFGSPRAAGTQKMQITVAAPGRDSLPGGRSPDYYGAGPQDWNPYYPESARPLADTAQDLVRALNYRVTVSTFGEEAQPRDGRQPPLTPEILLVDRWALRDDALRERLAAFDAEPQPWTSVVVPWNPADHQSRAAEAELTELMEVTLPTMLRQGRAASRAAARGITSMEAFAQILPQVVESAAQQFLRHSEVYPPSGASPAERPRLRGPVTAEYDPKANQRP; from the coding sequence GTGCCTGAACAGGACCCGCTGGACCGGGTCGTCGGGGCGCTGCACGGGCTCGGCATGGACATGGACACGCTGTCCATCGCCGAAGTGCTGTGGCTGGCGGCCTTCCAGGGACGGCCGTCGGGCGTCCGGGGCGAGGGGACACGGCAGGAGACAGCCGGTGGGCGGACGCCCGAACAGCCGGCGCACCGCCGGGAACCGGACCCAGGGCAGGACCCCGACCCGCAACGACTGCCCCTCTACGACCCGGCCGGGCGCGGCGACAGCGCCGTGAGCCCCGCACATCCGGTCTCCCTCCCGCGCGGTCGCGCCCTGCCGGGCGCCCGTGAACTGACCCGTGCGCTGCGGCCGTTGAAACGCTCCTGGCCGCAGGGGCGCCGTATGCGGCTCGACATGGCCGCGACGGTCTCCGACTACGCGCGCAGCGGCGAGCTCATCCCGGCGTTCGGCCCCGCACCGGAACGGTGGTTCGACGGCACGATCGTCGTCGACCGGTCGCCCACCATGGCCGTATGGGGCGATACGACCGCCGAGCTGCTCAGGCTCCTGTCACGGGCCGGGATCTTCCGCACCCTGCGGGTCTGGGACCTCAACACCCAGCACACGGCCTCCACGGCCTCCGCACTGCACGGCCCGTTCGGGCAGCGGGTCCCGGAAGGCGGCTCGCGGTCATCCCAGCCGCGCCGGCTGACGCTCGTCGTCTCGGACTGCGCATCGGCCGCCTGGCGCGACGACCGGCTGTGGCGCCGCCTCCACGGCTGGGCCAAAGCCATGCCCACCGTCCTCGTCAACCCGCTGCCGCCGAGGACCTGGCGGACCGTAGGCCTCGACCTGCCCGCCGTACGGGTCACCTCGCCCGGGCGCCCCGGCGTACGCAACTCACGACTGCGCTTCACACCCCCGCCCCTGATGGAGGAGGCATTTCCCGCCGCCACAGCACCGGGGAAGGAGTGGCTGGCCGTGCCGGCCGTATCGCTGTCGCCGCGCGCGGTGGGCAACTGGGCGCGCACGCTCATGCGGGCGGACCCCGCCGGTTGCGAGGCGCTGCTGCTGCCCGCTCCGGGTGTGGTCGACCGCGCGACGGCGCAGGGGGTGCCGGATACGGTCGACGCGCGGACGGCGGCCGAGTCGTTCCTGCTGCGGGCCTCGCCGGCGGCTGCGCGCCTGGCCGTACTCTGCTCGCCGTACGAGGAGGTGAAGCTCCCACTGCTCCGGCTCATCCAGCACGAACTTGTCCCGGAGGCAACGACGGCCGACCTGGCGGAGTTCGTGGTCGGAGGCCTGGTCACGTTCGCGGAGAGCGGGACCGCCGGGACCGCCGGAGACGCCGCGAACGCGGGGAACGAGGGGCCAGTACTCCGCTTCCGCAGCGGCGTACGCGAGCAGCTCGAACCCCGGCTGGGCGAACGCGATCTCTGGCGCTTCTACGACGCGCTGGAGCGGTACAGCGCCATGGACGCGGAGCCGCTGTCCACGCTCCCGGCCGTCGTGCCCGGCGTACGGGGAAGGGCCGCTGTAGCGGCGGGCCGCTCGCCCTTCGCCGAGGCGTCCCTCCAGACGTTGCGGGCGCTGGGGATGGCGGCGGAGGAGGCGCCGGTCGAGGAGATCCAGGCGGCCGAATCGCAGGGAGCGATGGAGGCGAGGGCCGTACGGAGGCAGATGCCGGCCCCTGCCCCACAGCCGCAGCCGGATCCCGAGTGGATCCAGACCTTCGTCGACGGCCCGGACGGCAGGCAGTGGCGGCTTGTCGACGCCCCGGCGCAGCAGCCGATCAGCGACTTCCCGGCCGCCCTTGTCCCCGACCCCGCCCCCGCGCAGCCGCCCCCCGTCGGTGCGGACAGCCCCCGGGAATCGCCGTGGCCGCCGCGCGCAGCCGAACGCCGGCGCGGGGCAGAGCAGCGGCCGTACTTCTTCCTGAGCTACGCCCACACCCCGAGGTACGGGGCGGGCGGCCCCGACCCGGACATGTGGGTCGAGCGGCTCTTCCGGGACCTGTGCGGGCATGTGATGGCCATGACGGACCTCCCGGCCGGTACGCCTGTCGGCTTCATGGACCGGGAGATACGGTCGGGCGAGGGCTGGTCGGAGCGGATGGGCCAAGTCCTCGCCGAATGCAAGGTGTTCGTGCCGCTGTTCTCTCCGCGCTACTTCGCGAGTGAGATGTGCGGCAAGGAGTGGTTCGTCTTCGCCCAGCGGGCCATTCACCACCGGGCTCGCTCCGCACTCCAGGGGGAGGCGATCGTGCCGGCCCTCTGGGTGCCGACCCCGCCGGAACAACTTCCGGCGCCGGCGGAGGGGTTGCAGTTCAATCACCAGGCGTTCGGGGACCGCTATGTCACCGACGGGCTGTACGGGATGATCAAACTCCGGATCTTTGCCGAGGAGTACGAACGGGCCGTCTACGAACTCGCCAAGCGCATCGTCAGTGTTGCCGAGCATGCGGGCATTCCCGCTGGACAGCCCGTGGACTACCGGCAGGTTCCCAGCGCCTTCGGCAGCCCACGCGCAGCAGGTACCCAGAAGATGCAGATCACCGTGGCGGCCCCGGGCCGCGACAGTCTGCCCGGAGGGCGCAGTCCCGACTACTACGGTGCCGGGCCGCAGGACTGGAATCCCTACTACCCGGAGTCGGCAAGGCCGTTGGCGGACACCGCGCAGGACCTGGTGCGTGCGCTGAACTACCGGGTGACCGTCTCCACGTTCGGAGAGGAAGCGCAGCCCAGAGACGGTCGGCAGCCGCCGCTCACCCCGGAGATCCTGCTGGTCGACCGCTGGGCGCTGCGCGACGACGCACTGCGCGAGCGGCTCGCCGCTTTCGACGCCGAGCCGCAGCCCTGGACGAGCGTCGTCGTCCCCTGGAACCCGGCAGATCACCAGAGCAGGGCCGCCGAAGCCGAGCTGACCGAGCTGATGGAGGTGACCCTGCCGACCATGCTGAGGCAGGGCCGCGCGGCCAGCAGGGCGGCGGCCAGGGGCATTACGTCCATGGAGGCGTTCGCCCAGATCCTGCCGCAGGTCGTGGAGTCCGCCGCCCAGCAGTTTCTGCGCCATTCCGAGGTCTACCCGCCGAGCGGCGCCAGCCCGGCCGAGCGCCCGCGCCTGCGCGGTCCGGTCACAGCCGAATACGACCCCAAGGCCAACCAGAGGCCGTGA
- a CDS encoding O-acetyl-ADP-ribose deacetylase translates to MTAITLVRGDITEQHVDAIVNAANSSLLGGGGVDGAIHRKGGPEILAECRKLRASHYGKGLATGRAVATTAGRLHAQWVIHTVGPVWQADRDQSELLASCYRESLRVARELGATTVAFPAISTGVYGWPMDDGARIAVRTVREAADEPVAEVRFVLFDETAYGEFERALAAAP, encoded by the coding sequence ATGACGGCCATCACTCTCGTACGCGGTGACATCACCGAGCAGCACGTCGACGCCATCGTCAACGCCGCCAATTCCTCCCTGCTGGGAGGCGGCGGCGTCGACGGCGCCATTCACCGGAAGGGCGGCCCGGAGATCCTCGCCGAGTGCCGCAAGCTGCGCGCCTCCCACTACGGGAAGGGCCTGGCGACCGGCCGGGCCGTCGCCACTACGGCGGGGCGGCTCCATGCTCAATGGGTCATCCACACGGTCGGCCCTGTGTGGCAGGCCGACCGGGACCAGTCGGAGCTGCTCGCCTCCTGCTACCGCGAATCCCTGCGCGTGGCCCGGGAGTTGGGGGCCACCACCGTTGCGTTCCCCGCCATCTCCACCGGTGTCTACGGCTGGCCGATGGACGACGGGGCGCGCATCGCCGTCCGTACGGTCCGGGAGGCGGCGGACGAGCCGGTCGCCGAGGTGCGGTTCGTACTGTTCGACGAGACGGCCTACGGGGAGTTCGAGAGGGCCCTGGCAGCGGCACCTTGA